One stretch of Chryseobacterium indologenes DNA includes these proteins:
- the tatC gene encoding twin-arginine translocase subunit TatC — protein MDNNKDMSFLGHIGELRGHLVRSIIAIIVAAFVVGFNINWIMDHIFFGPTRNDFPTFKIVNHFSRMILGEDSIHLPKDFPVRVQRLYQQFNVMMAVSVFGGMVAAFPYIVWELWRFISPALHPREKKNSIYIINAVWILFMTGVLCGYFLILPFAVNFGVIFKISDIIVPLYDLSDYTTLFLQVVLGMGVIFLFPILIYFLTSIGILTPVFMKTYRRHAIVLIMVVAAIITPADVLSMLMAAFPLLILYEFSIMMCTFTYKRVQKSNGNLPAVQK, from the coding sequence ATGGACAATAACAAAGACATGTCCTTTCTTGGGCATATTGGAGAATTAAGAGGACATTTGGTCCGTTCGATTATTGCTATCATCGTTGCAGCTTTTGTGGTTGGTTTCAATATCAACTGGATCATGGACCATATCTTTTTTGGGCCTACCAGAAATGATTTCCCGACTTTCAAAATCGTTAATCATTTTTCAAGAATGATTTTGGGAGAAGACAGCATCCATCTTCCGAAGGATTTCCCGGTACGTGTACAAAGACTATATCAGCAGTTCAATGTAATGATGGCGGTTTCCGTTTTTGGAGGAATGGTAGCCGCATTTCCTTATATTGTGTGGGAATTATGGCGTTTCATCAGCCCGGCTTTGCATCCAAGAGAAAAAAAGAATTCGATATACATCATTAATGCAGTATGGATTCTTTTTATGACAGGTGTTTTATGCGGGTACTTTTTAATTCTTCCTTTTGCAGTTAACTTTGGGGTAATCTTCAAAATTTCAGATATTATAGTTCCTCTTTATGATTTGAGTGATTATACAACATTATTTTTACAGGTTGTCTTAGGGATGGGTGTTATTTTCCTATTCCCAATTCTGATCTATTTCCTTACCAGTATCGGAATTCTTACGCCTGTATTTATGAAAACCTACCGTCGTCACGCTATTGTATTGATCATGGTGGTAGCTGCTATTATAACCCCAGCAGATGTATTAAGTATGCTGATGGCTGCTTTCCCATTACTGATCTTATATGAATTCAGTATTATGATGTGTACTTTCA